From the Deinococcus sonorensis KR-87 genome, the window CGGCGAAGGTGGCCAGCGTGTGGATCATGCCGTTGATCGTCTCGGCCAGCTCCGCGATCTCGCCCTTGGCTTCCAGCGTCAGGCTCTTCTTCAGGTCGCCGTTCGCGACCGCCGTCACCACGCTGGCGATGCCGCGCACCTGACCGGTCAGGTTGCCTGCCATCGAGTTCACGTTATCCGTGAGGTCTTTCCAGGTTCCGCCCACGCCGCGTACATCGGCCTGACCGCCCAGCTTGCCTTCCGTACCTACCTCGCGCGCCACGCGCGTCACTTCGCCGGCGAAACTGTTCAGCTGATCCACCATCGTGTTGATGGTGTCTTTCAGCTCAAGCAGCTCCCCACGCACGTCCACGGTGATCTTCTTGCTCAGGTCCCCGTTCGCCACCGCCGTCGTCACGAAGGCGATGTTGCGCACCTGCCCGGTGAGGTTCCCGGCCATGAAGTTCACGTTGTCGGTGAGGTCCTTCCAGGTGCCCGCGACCCCGCGCACGTCCGCCTGACCGCCCAGCTTGCCTTCCGTACCTACCTCGCGCGCCACGCGCGTCACTTCTCCGGCGAAGCTGTTCAGCTGATCCACCATCGTGTTGATGGTTTCCTTGAGCTCGAGGATCTCGCCGCGCACGTCCACCGTGATCTTCTTGCTCAGGTCGCCATTTGCCACGGCGGTGGTCACCTCGGCGATGTTGCGCACCTGCCCGGTGAGGTTGGACGCCATCGAGTTCACGTTGTCGGTGAGATCCTTCCACGTGCCGCCCACGCCGCGCACGTCCGCCTGACCGCCCAGCTTGCCCTCGGTCCCCACCTCGCGCGCCACGCGGGTCACTTCTCCGGCGAAGCTGTTCAGCTGGTCCACCATGATGTTGATGGTGTTCTTCAGGTCAAGAATTTCGCCGCGTGCATCGACGGTGATCTTCTTGCTCAGGTCCCCGTTCGCCACTGCCGTGGTCACGTCCGCGATGTTCCGCACCTGACTCGTCAGGTTGCCGGCCATGAAGTTCACGTTGTCGGTCAGGTCCTTCCAGGTGCCCGCGACGCCGCGTACATCCGCCTGGCCGCCCAGCTTACCTTCGGTACCTACTTCACGGGCCACGCGCGTCACCTCGCCCGCGAAGCTGTTCAGCTGATCCACCATCGTGTTGATGGTGTTTTTCAGGTCCAGAATCTCGCCGCGCGCGTCCACCGTGATTTTCTTGCTCAGGTCCCCGTTCGCCACCGCCGTGGTCACGTCCGCGATGTTCCGCACCTGGCCCGTCAAATTGGACGCCATCGAGTTCACGTTGTCGGTGAGGTCCTTCCAGGTGCCGCCCACACCCACCACATCCGCCTGACCACCCAGCTTGCCCTCGGTGCCCACCTCACGGGCCACGCGTGTCACCTCGCCCGCGAAGCTGTTCAGCTGACTGACCATGGTGTTCACGGTCCGGGCCGTCTGCAGGAACTGCCCCTGCACCGGCTGCCCCTCGGCCTCCAGGGCCATGGTCTGCGAGAGGTCGCCGCCCGCCACCGCCGTGATCACGCGCGTCATCTCGTTGGTCGGCCACACCAGGTCGTCGACCAGCATGTTCACGCCTTCGATCAGCTCCGCCCAGCCGCCCACCGTGGGCCCCAGCGGCACGCGCTGCGTGACCTTGCCCTCCTTGCCGACGATGCGCCCGACCCGCGCCACGTCATGGGCGATGCGCTGGGTGTTGGCCAGCGCGTCGTTGAAGGCGTCCGCGATCTTGCCGGCCACCCCAGTCCAGGTGACGGGCAGCCGCGCGGCGAAATCACCGTCCCGGTACGAGACCAGGGCCGACAGCAGCAGCTGCGCGTCCAGCTGGTCCACCATCAGGGCGCCGGAGTCAGACATGCGGGTGTCCAGAGCGGGCGGAAGCGCACACGGCCAACAGTTGAGGGAACATCATGTCGCCACAGCTTAGTGCACCGGTTGTCGCCAAGGGAATGAAGAATTTATGGTCTCGGGGGAGGATCCGGCGAGTGACGTGAGGCGTCTGGGACTCACCGGAGCTTGAGCGAACGGGCACCCGCGACCTGGAGATTGGCGCTCTGCAGAAGCCACCCGCCCATCCGGGCCAGGAGGCGTCCGTCTGCTGGGCGGAGACCCTGCACCTCAACACGCCGCGGCCCGGAACACCTGTAAAGGTCACATCAACCGTGCGTGAAGCGCGGCTTTTCACTCCACAAACTCACCTTGACCGTCTCGCCAGACAATCCTGAGGGGGCAAAGGCATGCTGTCCTCACCAACGGCAGGCGCTGTTGTCATCTCACGCCCAGGAGGACCACCATGCCGCACGCGACCACCAAGACGCTGTTGACCCTCGCCCTGATCCTGGCCCCGATCACTGCCCTGGCGCAGAGCGACACCTCCAGCACCGACGCCACCACCCCCGCGACCACCAGCACCGACACCAACGGCACGACCACCACCACGCAGAACAACAAGCCAGATTACGGCTGGCTGGGCCTGCTCGGTCTGGCGGGTCTGGCGGGTCTGCGCCGTCAGCCGCCCACCGTGGTGGTCCCGGACCGCAACACCACCTCGCGGGTCTAACACGCTCGGTTGATCAGAGGCGGCCCAGTGGGCCGCCTTCTTCTGGTTCCACAGACACACGTTCGAGCCGCTGGGCTTCCACCACGTGGGGCTTCGGCGGCGGGCCTATTGCATCCGGTACGGACGCGCGTCCCCCTCGAACTGGTAATGAATCCGCATCACGATGTCCTGGGCGTGGTTGCCGAACTTCCGGCCGTACAGATTGATCCCACCGACGTTCTGGGCATCCGGTTTGATGCCGATCCGCACCCGGATGTAATGCTTCCCCTGCAGCTGCAGATCGGCGATGGTCCGGGCCGACACCACCTGGTCATCCAGGTAGGACTGGTCGGTGCGGACCGTCCAGCGCTTGAGCTCCCCGTACGTGGACTGGTGCTCGATCCACCAGTCCGGCATCAGCGGCGTGCGCACGCCCCCGAGGTCTCCCGGACTGGTCCAGGTGCCCACCTCCTGGTCGTTGACCCACAGGGTGATGTCGGACGGCCAGTCCAGCGCGTACTGCGGGGCCTCGCTGCACAGCTCCATGCTGAGTTCCAGCTGCTGGATGGTGGCGCCGAACGGGATGTTGTTGGGAAACTGGTATTCCACGTAGCCGCTGCCGAACCACAGGATCTGGGCGTGCACGTGATCCGGTTCGAAAAACGACCGGGGATCGTCGAGCCGCGCGATGATGCTGGCTTCGGACGCCAGGCCGCAGGTCGGGTGGATCTCGCACTGGCTGTAACTGCCCACCGGCATGCTGATCTCCACCACGTTGTCGTCGTTGCTCGCCCGGATGGCGGCGCCCGGCAGATCGAAGAGGATTTCGTCGTAGCGCTTGCTCACCAGCTTCTGCGAGCCGCGCGAGCCCGGCTGGTACTCCACCTGCAGCAGCCCGGCCGCTTCCAGCTGCTTGACATGAAAGCCGGCGGTGCTGAGCGGAATGCCCAGCGCGGCCGTCAGTTCCGTCAGGTTCATCACCTCGTGTGACAGGATGCCGAGAATCAACAGGCGAACGTCCGAATCCAGCGCCCGGATCACCTTCCGGGCCGTGGTCCCACTGATGCGCAGTTGCTTACTGCCGGAAACAGCCATGTGCCCTCACCGACCGAGTTTACTGCCCGGCGAGGCCAACCGGCCGGATTGCTCCAAGAATAGTTGTACTTTTCCAAGAGTTCTTCTACAGTACAGATGTTCAAACCCGACAGCGCCAGATGGTCCACCTGCTCACGTCCCCGAGAGGTCCAGGTGGTCCAGCTCACCCTTCCTGTCACCTGATCCAGGGGCGATCCGGCCCCTGGAGCGGCACCCCTGCGTCCGGTGGTCCAGCGGGCCGGTCCCTGACCGGGCGGTTCCCCTCCACCCGTGGTGTTTGAACGTTCGTTCATGCGGCTCGCCAGGATCCCTCCGCCCACGACCATTTCTCGTTCCGGGCCGGCTGCCCGGCGTCAAGGAGCCACCATGAAACGTCTGCTGATCACGCTCGCCCTCGCGTCCACCACCCTCGCCAGCCAGGCCAGTGCGGCCACCACCATCACCTTCTGGGACCTGCTCGGCGGCGGAGACGGCGCGCGCATGCAGCAGCTGGTGGACGGCTTCAACAAGAGTCAGGGCACGTACCAGATCAAGCGCACCACCCTGGCGTGGGGCATTCCGTACTACACCAAGGTGCGCACCTCGTCGGCGGTCGGTCAGGGTCCGGACCTCGCGATCCTGCACCTCTCGCGCCTCAGCGGCTGGGCGGAAGCCAAGATCCTGCGCCCCATCGCCCCGGCGGAGCTCTCCAGCGCGGGCCTGAAGGGCAGCGAGTTCTTCCCGAAGCTCTGGCAGGCGTCCAGCTACAGCGGCCAGAACTACGCCGTGCCGCTCGACACCCACCCGATGGTGCTGTACTACAACAAGGACATCCTCAAGAAAGCCGGACTGCTCGGCGCGGACGGCACCATGACGCCGATCACCAGCATGGCCGACTTCAACGCCGCCCTGGCGGCCATCAAGAAGACCGGCGCCCAGGCGCTCTCGTTCGAGAACGGCCCGACCTCCTACATGCCGTGGCGCATCTGGCTGGCGCTGATCGCCCAGCAGGGCGGCAGCATCGAGCAGGGCAACAAGCTGACCTACGGCGCCCTGGGCACCTCAACGCTGAACACCATCACCGACTGGGTCAAGAACGGCTACGCGGGCAAGAACGTCGATTACCCCACCTCGGTCGCGCAGTTCGTGAACGGCAAGGCCGCCTTCATGATCAACGGCGTCTGGGAGGCGCCCACCCTGGTGGACGGCACCAAGGCCGGCAAGATCAAGTTCGGGTACGGCGTGGTGCCGTTCCCCAAGCTCTACAGCAACCAGAGCACCTGGGCCGACTCGCACGCCTTCGTGCTGCCCAACAACGTGGGCAAGGCGGCCGACCCTGACAAGGTCAAGGGCGCCCTGCAGTTCGTGGCGTACGCCGAGAAGAACGCCCTGGTCTGGGCGGGCGGCGGGCACGTCCCGGCCAACCTCACGGTCGCCAACGGCGCGGCGTTCAAGGCCATGAAGCCTAACTCGGACTACGCGGCGGTCGCGGCGCAGAACGTCACCTACGATCCGCAGGGCTGGTACAGCGGCGCCGCCGGCCCGCTGGAAGCGGCGTCGGCCAAGTACTTTCCCGCGGCGATCAACGGTCAGCTGCCGGTGGACCGGGCGATCAGCCTGTTCGAGACGGACGCGAAGAAGCTGCTGACCTCCGCGCCGAAGCCCTGAACCGTGACGGCCGGCACCCCCACCAGGGGCGCCGGCCACTTCAGGCCGGTGGGCCGCCGCGCGTGGACCGCCGGTCGATCTGGAGGTTGACATGACCGCGCTCCAACGTCCCGCTCAACGCCACGGACCCAGGCGGGCCTCCACCGTCTGGGGGCCTGTTTTTTTCCTGCTGCTGCCGTTCCTGGCGGTGTACCTGCTGTTTTTCGTCTGGCCGGCCCTGCAGACCCTCTGGCTCAGCTTCACCACCAGTGGCCTGACCGAGACCGGCCCGTGGACCGGCCTGAGCAACTTCAGGACCCTGATCGGCGACGCTTCCTTCTGGTCGGCGCTGGGCCACACCGTATTTTTCGCGGTGCTGACCGTGATTCCGCTGACGGCCATCGGCATGCTGATGGCGATCCTGACCCGCTCGGGCGGCCGGTTGCGGCGGGTGGCGCAGGCGGTGTTCTTCATCCCGTACGTGCTGCCGGTCAGCGTGGCGACCCTGATCTGGCAGTGGGTGCTGAACCCCAACCTGGGCGTGGTGAACGCGGCCACCGGCAGCCAGATCGCCTGGTTCTCCGACCCCACCCTGGCGATGCCGGCGGTGGCGGCAGTGACGGTGTGGTGGACCATCGGGTTCAACATGCTGCTGTTCCTGGCGGGCCTGCAGAACATCCCCCAGGAGACCTACGAGGCGGCCGCGCTGGACGGCGCCCAGGGCGGGCAGGTGTTCCGGTACATCACCTGGCCGGCGCTGTGGCCGACCACGGCGCTGGTGCTGACGCTGCAGCTGGTAGGCTCCTTCAAGATCTTCTCCCAGGTGTACCTGCTGACCGGCGGCGGGCCGTTCGACAGCACGCGGGTGGTGCTCGAGTACATGTACGACACGGCCTTCACCAACACCGACGCCGGCTACGCGTCGGCCATCGCGGTGGCGTTCTTCGTGGTGATCCTGCTGCTGACGCTGCTGCAGAACACCCTGCTGAACCGGGGCCGCGCATGATCGCGTCTCGCCGTTCGGTCTGGATGATGGTGCTGGCGACCATGGCGCTGCTGCTGATGATGGCCGTGTGGGCGGCCCCGCTGCTGTGGGCCCTGATCACCGCGCTGAAACCGGAGCTGCAGGCGGCCGCGCAGCCGATCGTGTGGCTGCCGAACCCGGTGACGCTGGAGAACTTCGCCGCGGTGCTCACCAGCGGGAACCTGCCGCGCTGGTACGCCAACAGCGTGGTCACCTCGCTGATCATCACCGCCGCGACGCTGATCCTCTCCGCAATGGCGGCGTACGCCTTCTCACAGCTGACCTTTCCTGGCCGCAACGCGCTGTTCTGGTTCTCGCTCGCGGGGTTCATGCTGCCGTTCGAGGCGCTGCTGGTCCCGCTGTACAAGCTGATGAACAACCTGCATGCCATCAACACGCTCGCCGGCATCATCCTGCCGCAGCTGGTCTCGCCGATCGCGATCTTCGTGTTCCGCCAGTTCTTTGATCAAATTCCCAAGGAATTCCGGGAGGCGGCCGTGATGGACGGCGCGACCGAACTGCGGATCATGTGGAGCGTGTTCGTGCCGCTGAGCGCCAACATCATCTGGGCGCTGGCGATCGTGACCTTCATCGGCGCGTGGAACAACTTCCTGTGGCCGTTTATCGTGGTGAACTCCACCGAACAGATGACCATCCCGGTGGGCCTGACCCAGGTGCAGAGCGCCTACGGCCTGCGCTACGCCCAGACGATGGCGGTCGCCATTCTGGGCGGCCTCCCGGTGATCCTGGCGTACCTGCTGTTCCAGCGCCGGGTGACGGAAGGCTTCCTGTCGGCCTCCGGCCTCAAAGGCTGACGCGCGCTGATGACCCCGAGGACCCCATGACTGAAGACCCGACCTTTCCACGTCCACAGCTGCGCCGGGCCGACTGGCGCGACCTCAGCGGCACCTGGGACTTCGCCTATGACGACCAGAACATCTGGCGGTCCCCGGCCGAGGTCACGTTCGACCGGCGGATCACCGTGCCGTTTCCCCCGGAAAGCCCGGCCAGCGGCGTGCACGACACGGACTTCCACGCGGTCGTCTGGTACCGCTGCCGGGTGCCGCTCCGCGGGCCGGAACGGCCGGTGGCGGGCGAGCGCCGGCTGCTGCTGCACTTCGGCGCGGTCGATTACCGCGCGTCGGTGTGGGTGAACGGTCAGCTGGTCGCCGAGCACGAGGGCGGGCACACGCCGTTCTCGGCCGACATCAGCGCCGTGGCCGGCGACGCGCCGGCGCTGGACGTGGTGGTGCGGGCCGAGGACGACCCGCATGACCTGTCCCAGCCGCGCGGCAAGCAGGACTGGAAGCAGGAGCCGCACGTGATCTGGTACCACCGCACGACCGGCA encodes:
- a CDS encoding WGxxGxxG family protein; translated protein: MPHATTKTLLTLALILAPITALAQSDTSSTDATTPATTSTDTNGTTTTTQNNKPDYGWLGLLGLAGLAGLRRQPPTVVVPDRNTTSRV
- a CDS encoding ArsR/SmtB family transcription factor, encoding MAVSGSKQLRISGTTARKVIRALDSDVRLLILGILSHEVMNLTELTAALGIPLSTAGFHVKQLEAAGLLQVEYQPGSRGSQKLVSKRYDEILFDLPGAAIRASNDDNVVEISMPVGSYSQCEIHPTCGLASEASIIARLDDPRSFFEPDHVHAQILWFGSGYVEYQFPNNIPFGATIQQLELSMELCSEAPQYALDWPSDITLWVNDQEVGTWTSPGDLGGVRTPLMPDWWIEHQSTYGELKRWTVRTDQSYLDDQVVSARTIADLQLQGKHYIRVRIGIKPDAQNVGGINLYGRKFGNHAQDIVMRIHYQFEGDARPYRMQ
- a CDS encoding extracellular solute-binding protein yields the protein MKRLLITLALASTTLASQASAATTITFWDLLGGGDGARMQQLVDGFNKSQGTYQIKRTTLAWGIPYYTKVRTSSAVGQGPDLAILHLSRLSGWAEAKILRPIAPAELSSAGLKGSEFFPKLWQASSYSGQNYAVPLDTHPMVLYYNKDILKKAGLLGADGTMTPITSMADFNAALAAIKKTGAQALSFENGPTSYMPWRIWLALIAQQGGSIEQGNKLTYGALGTSTLNTITDWVKNGYAGKNVDYPTSVAQFVNGKAAFMINGVWEAPTLVDGTKAGKIKFGYGVVPFPKLYSNQSTWADSHAFVLPNNVGKAADPDKVKGALQFVAYAEKNALVWAGGGHVPANLTVANGAAFKAMKPNSDYAAVAAQNVTYDPQGWYSGAAGPLEAASAKYFPAAINGQLPVDRAISLFETDAKKLLTSAPKP
- a CDS encoding carbohydrate ABC transporter permease, with the protein product MTALQRPAQRHGPRRASTVWGPVFFLLLPFLAVYLLFFVWPALQTLWLSFTTSGLTETGPWTGLSNFRTLIGDASFWSALGHTVFFAVLTVIPLTAIGMLMAILTRSGGRLRRVAQAVFFIPYVLPVSVATLIWQWVLNPNLGVVNAATGSQIAWFSDPTLAMPAVAAVTVWWTIGFNMLLFLAGLQNIPQETYEAAALDGAQGGQVFRYITWPALWPTTALVLTLQLVGSFKIFSQVYLLTGGGPFDSTRVVLEYMYDTAFTNTDAGYASAIAVAFFVVILLLTLLQNTLLNRGRA
- a CDS encoding carbohydrate ABC transporter permease; protein product: MIASRRSVWMMVLATMALLLMMAVWAAPLLWALITALKPELQAAAQPIVWLPNPVTLENFAAVLTSGNLPRWYANSVVTSLIITAATLILSAMAAYAFSQLTFPGRNALFWFSLAGFMLPFEALLVPLYKLMNNLHAINTLAGIILPQLVSPIAIFVFRQFFDQIPKEFREAAVMDGATELRIMWSVFVPLSANIIWALAIVTFIGAWNNFLWPFIVVNSTEQMTIPVGLTQVQSAYGLRYAQTMAVAILGGLPVILAYLLFQRRVTEGFLSASGLKG